Genomic window (Arachis hypogaea cultivar Tifrunner chromosome 13, arahy.Tifrunner.gnm2.J5K5, whole genome shotgun sequence):
caaattaaactcccacaaaactaatttttattattatttaataaattttttaacaaaatgatcatattgtctcaaaataaaaagattgaaagtcgaagtattttttttttataagaatcACTTTCTCCTTCATAAAAATGGATAAGAACCGAATTAGATCTTtactcttttaattaaaaaagggAATCTTGTAACAAAATCTTACTTGTAAGTTATAACCATTTActttatcaattaaattttaaattaaagtaaataacacTAATCTACAAGATTGAAGTGTTAAGCATTTACTATTTTCGAACAATTTTATATTAAGATGAAAAACGGATATACATACAATTCAGGTAGATGtcaataaagtttttttttttttttttttgaaatagatacttcttctttatcttctatttttgttaagaaaattttttttatttttttttattacgaatcctcatttatatattaatatttgtaGGGAAGACGAATCTCTGTAAATGTTTGTTGGTACTaactgaattttattttaaaagttttcaaaaaaatataaataataaacataatataatataattaaatataatctagcttaaaagataaaaatttataatttattcatGAAAATACATAACATAAAGTTAAAATACAAAGTTCatctatattattttaattaaagttaaattattttaaatatataaaattattcatatattatttatctcATTTTTATGATAATATTGTCTGCATCCAAAATTAACAAAACTAATAACAACTAAAATTCTGATTTTaggattttatataaataaaatcgaGGATATCCGGCAGAGACTTCACAGATTTTCGTTTTTGTTCCCATGATAAATTATCTCCCAATACCCCTTCTAGTGAAATTTTTTGTCATCCCTATTCCAAGCAACTAATGCCTTGGTTATTTTGTGCCAAGGGTTCCAAATAACTTTGCAATAACAAACTGTTAAGAAAAAATATGTTTAGTTCATGATATTTGTATATCACACATATAATACATACATGCTGCATTAACGAATATGACCCAAATCTACCAGCAGTTTGGAATCGAACTTATCGTTTGTGTATTTCATAAAGCAACTAATATTaggtatatatcaaaattaattaccagtataaaatatatattaaaaataaattatattatatatatatatatatatatatatatatatatatatatttatacataaatatatgatatcattttttatataaatagtatttttgtttataaagtaattatttatatcttgtataaaaataataattaacacATAAACATAtattatgttaaataatttaattaaatataccttttaattaattttttttattataaagagCTGCTAATAAAAAtactgtttattatttatttattttaagaataaattattaaaaatgacaacaataataataataataaagtcttGTCCTATTAAGTGGAATTGACTATATGAATATGTTATTAAACTCTATCATGTGTTATTTACATGTAGATTTCGTTTGACCACGGCCACCTCATGAATGATCTTCTTAGGTCTTTTTCTGCCTTTCGTCAATTTTCCATTTCATTCACCCTCTTGACTATATTCTGTCGGTCTTTTTTTTacatgtccaaaccacttgaGACGATGACaatacttaaaaaatttaaattaacaaaaataatctaaaaaaatgtaaaaaaataaattagtctctaaagaattaataaatttaataacaaTGATTAAAATTAACTGAAACCGTTTGTGTTAACCAAAATTACTTAGCTGACTAACAGAAAAGGAGAATTGAAATGACAAACTTTGATAAGTATTTAATTATGTAGCATTATTAactatgtttaaaaataaaaaatctaccaTTCAATTTATTGAAAACCCTAACTTGGATACCCTTCTCTCTTTCACTCTGCATTTTCGATTTTCTCTGCCTCAGCACCACCAGTCCACCACCTCCCATCACACCCATTGGAGCTGTAAATCTGTAATCATCCATCGCTTCGTGTTCTCCTAGGCACACctatttatctattattattccaAACTTGTAAACATTATTGTATCTCATTCTATGCTTCTTAGCTTGTGTAATGAAGCCAAACCACCAAATTATTCCTATGATGAAAGTTGATGAGTATGAAGTATcagtttttgaaatcaaatttaagAGTTCTATTCTTAATTTGCTTATGTGTATAAGCCATCGTTTCCAAAATGATAACTGGATTTTTTCATAGATGTATGGAGAAAATATTTTTGCAAATATCTCCAAAAGGTTATTTCCAAATCACAGCTTCGTCATTGCTAGTTTtgaacaacatacacccaaccaATTCCAGAGTTATATCTATTACATAAAGGTTAGGCATATATATGCAGATAATAATGTGAATGCAAGAAGCTAACCATCTCGTTTTAATACTATGTTTTCGCTAAAGAGGAGCAGAGTGGGAAGAGGAGGGAGTTGAGGATGGAATTAGTGGTGGTAGTAGTAACTAGTAAGGCAAAAGATTTGAATATGCAGAGAGAAAAGGGTactaaattagggttttcaagaAATTGATTTGgtaaattcttttttctttttaagcatAATTAATAATGTTACATAATTAAGTGTTTGCTTTTCGatccataaaaaatatttttttaataaaaaaatatttttttttatttttgtgtgtttaacaaattttgaataataaaaataaaaacactagaaaaattaaaaaaaaaacatcttttttgagaagttactatttacatctttttttaaaagatctttttaaaaaaaaaaaaagatgtttttcacataataaatgaataaaaaaatatttttatcttattttatccaaacataattgatagataaaaagatatttttacatgagatatctaaacataaaattatttttatttttataaaaaatcttttaaaaaaaatattatttaaaaaaaaaattttcaaaaataacaccCAAGCAAGTCCTAAATCCTCATCAAAATTTATCATTTCAGCTTTTTCATtagttaacattttttatttatagataGCTTACGTTTGGTCATTTTTTATCAACTTTAATAATCTTCTAAAACTAATTTGTTATTCacatattttaaagtaatttttgtggaagcaaaatttttcaaataccATTTCAATAGTTTACCGCTTATTTTCACTGTACAAAATTTGTTTGGAGGTCCGATATTAGCGATTTTCATTTTGCCACAATTAAGTAACTTCTTGGTAATGGGCTTATATTATAAAACAAATGTTAAGAATAACCGGGTCTCATAGGGGAAGCCCAAATCAATTAATATGGTAGTTCAAAAGTTTTGGTGATGTTTCTGTCcaaaaacaagtttggtgttgttgaaGACCAGTGTTCTAATGACCAAAAACCATAAGCCCCAGAGATCTTTAGGTAGGATTTTAGATAAAAAACTTTAAACTATGGTCTCATAATTATCTCAAAAGATAacgatattctaaataaaaaaaaaatatcattttcggttcttaaactttatttttgtaaaattatttgttctttctgtcaatattttttctctctattaACGGAATAAGTTTACATAGCATATTAAACTATTGATTTATTCGTTAAGAGCcaactaaaattaacaaattcttttttattagtaGTCTTGTTACTTTAAGAgtaattgttagttttttttttaatttttttggttatctttttcaaatttattaactaaatttattgtataaaactaagaaatattagtaatttttaaatttgtttacttataaaaattaaatgaaaaatatattagtattagTAGTCACATAAGTATGTTTTGGAGAGAGATAGCTGATAGAGAGACTAACCAGTCTCACAAAGTTAATTATCAAGGGtcgaaatgattttttttttcttgggacGTCGTAATTCTTCGAAAAAATTATCAACGACTAAAATAGGTATTCACCCTTTTTAgagaattaaaagataaaatagtaTTATGTTTCGTGATTAAAATTtggaattaaaattttagtccAAATACAAAATTTCAGTCTCATCGAtatctttaaaaaataagaatatatatatactaaaaattttaaggactgaaattttaataacattctttttttaaaaatatttttatttaactttttaaattttaaaactactctttaatttttatgtttatcttaaactaaatataatactaaattactgacactaaatataatataatagtatCGATCTCAATCTCTTTTCTAATAGTCTAATACTACTATGCTAGATACTAGTGAGGAAAAACCGAAAAAGGTACTATGGTCTAATCACAAATGCATTCTTCATTGCGAAAAATGAAAGGAAGCCTTTTTTGTTTAGGCTTTAAACTCGGTCTCCGTTGTTATCACTCCAAGCATTGGAGATATGCCTCTGATCACCGTAGCCCCCTAGCAAGTGCAATAGATTGAAATGCTCGGAGACGTAAATTTCCAATCCCAACGGCTTCAACATAACTACCAAGACCcggaggaaaaaaagaaaaagaagtatttAACAATGAATTACATTTTAAACCCAGAGAAAACAAAAACCActttaagaaaaatgaaaataaaaaaggttTTTGTAAAATTATATCCACACAGCACACAAAgagtaaaaaacaaaaataattttgttgagaAAATACTTAAAATGTGTGCGTGGATTTCCAATCCGCCCAAACTTGAATATTACTATTTTAGAGGGATTGATAAGTTGAGTTGTTGAAGTGTATAGAAGATTGTGATTGGAATAGTAGGGAGTTAAAAAGAGAAGGAGAGGGTGTCCCAATTATTAAGAAGGAAGGATAAGACATAAGGAGAGAGCGTATCAATAGAATTGGAAGAAGCATCGAGTAGGTTGTGACTTGTGAGCGAAAATGAACGACGCAGATGTCTCCAAGCAAATCCAGCAGATGGTCCGCTTCATCCGTCAGGAAGCTGAGGAGAAAGCCAACGAGATCTCTGTCTCCGCCGAAGAAGTAACCGCCTCAAAACCCTACTTCTGCTTCTTTCTCTGCTTTTCCTACTCGATCGCAATTTTCACTCCTTTTCTTCCCTTGCAGGAATTCAACATCGAGAAGCTGCAGTTAGTtgaagcagagaagaagaagatcagGCAAGAGTACGAGCGCAAACAGAAGCAAGTCGAAGTTCGCAAGAAGATGTAACTAACTACCCATAACTTTTaccctctctttcttttttctctcgaTCCCTATGATTTTTTCGTCTCTTGTCATTATCTATTCAATTCTGGAGAGCAATTCTCGCCCTAATTTATATGTTAACACATTAATTAAGGATATTTGCATTATGATTCCACCATGCTTAACCATATTGATTACTGCTAAAGCTTGATTTATGCCCATAGTAGATCCTTGTCTTGCTATTCAGTGACATCAATAATTAACATTACCTCCATTTTGATCTTGTTCAATAATACAGCTAgaggtttgttttaatttttgttttgggGGGCTAGTTACTTGAATTCGAGGCTATTGCTGACAATATATGAAGGAGAGAAATTGTAGCAAAATTGGCGAGATTGAGGGTTTTAGTTTTGGTGGCGCAATTTGTTTGGGGTTCTAATGTACTCTATCCTGCAGTATTGCCATTATTCTGACTTGTAAAATTAGTGCTAGTTGGGATGGTTTAAGATGTGGCACAATATTTTTGTTGCAGTGAGTACTCAATGCAGCTGAATGCTTCTCGGATCAAAGTTCTTCAAGCTCAAGATGATGTGGTTAGTTCCATGAAAGATTCTGCATCCAAGGAGCTTTTAAGTGTGAGTCGCAATCATCATGAGTATAGAAACCTTCTGAAAGAACTCATTGTTCAGGTTAGCTTAAATTCCATGTCCTGCTTATTTACATATTCCAATCCAATGTTATGTTATTGGATACTTAATAGATGCAAGTATGCCGAGTGCAAATATAATATAAGCACTGTATGTGAATGTGACAGAGTTTGCTACGGCTGAAAGAACCTTCTGTCTTATTGAGATGTCGGAAAGAAGATGAGCACTTGGTGGAGAATGTACTGGACTCAGCTGCACAGGAGTATGCTGACAAAGCAAAAGTTCATCCACCGGAGATCATTGTTGACAACCAGGTGTATCTTCCACCTGCACCCAGCCATCACAATGCCCATGAACCTTATTGGTAATGTTCAATTTATAATCAACATCCCAAATAACTGTCTTGCTCTGTCAGTCAGGTCCTTtcttcttttccatattgttccCTCTTTCTCTTGACGTCAGGCCTGCTTTTACTTTTTCTATAATTGTAGCTTATTGAGGATGGTTCCTAAAAGTAAAATTGTATTAGTTATGTTTCTACTTTGATATTGAGATATCAGTTTCAATATACCTGATCCTAATTGTATATCTTGGTGTTCAGCTCTGGTGGGGTGGTGTTAGCTTCTCGAGATGGAAAGATTGTGTGTGAAAATACACTTGATGCACGACTGGATGTGGTATTCCGCAAGAAGCTTCCTGAGGTAGTTATTTGGTCTTCCTCAAGGTCTTATGTTCAGTACATCTCGTGGTAGCCTATCATCAAATTTTCCCCACACACAAATAGAAATAGATCAactgtaatttatttttctttgttttttaatcAACAGTTAATAAATATTCTTGCTCCTTATTGCAGATCCGAAAGCTACTCTTTGGACAAGTTGCTGCTTGAAGACTTTGGTTGTTTTGTTTCGTTGCtcctgaatatatatatatatatatatatattctgccGTTCTGGATTGAGATTGTCTTCGACATTAGTATCTACCGTGCCATTGGTTCTTCTGCAaacttattattgttattgttagtcttttaaataaaatctttctttgaCCAGTACTGTTGTCCCCATATTGTTTGCCATTTTAGAAACATCAATAAACTATTTTGATGACAATTTAATCATGTTATATGTACACAAAAAATCAGTCATCAATCTATTAAATATCATGGTAGAATAAACCTTTGTTAATCTAAGCATGTTAAATACATCATCAACTTTTGTGCTTTTGCCCCCACTTCTATCATATCAACATGGCACTAGTTATATACACTGATGCTGATAAAGTATTACTGAGACAGAAATCAACCCAGTATTAATATCACGtccgttctttattttattttgtcgtCATTTTTAACATCATATCATTAATGTAGAATGCAGGTGCAGTATGTTGTTGTCAATGTCCAAGCAAGAAAGCATTACTGTTTAGGTGCCTTAAACACTTCTAAAACGAATAGTATAGTTGCTTGAATCTTAGTATTCCTGTTTGATAAATATACACCCACATGATATCTGAATTGACGAGGTATAAATGTTTGAAAGAGAAACGACTAAGAATGTGTTTATTATGAAGATATGTATTAAATTTAAGTTGGTTAGCTGTTTAGTCTGTTAGTTAGTTAGTACTGTTCAGGTAGTTTGTTACAACTTACAATATAGAAGAACAAGTTCTTCATGTATATATAGTTATAATAATGTTTCAAATCCAAGTCTTTTTACGAACCAAAGTCCAACTAAGTTAAACAATAAGACTTAGAATAAAGTTAgttataactgatttttgttatattagactaaTTTTGTTAGACTTCGTTAACAAAAAGACTTGGATGTATaatattattcatataattatatacatatttgGGAGTTGGGACCCACACTGTACCAATAAACACACAAAATTGTTGCATTCTCGGACTATTTTGATTCGCTTCCATAGAAAAATTGAGCTGCTTGTGCACATGCTCCTCTCCTCGTCTAAATTCAGCTTTCTTCTGCCCAAAATCACATGCTTGGGCAAGAttgattctttttaaaaaaaaaattcagctaCTTTTTCTTTGGGCAATTTTTAGGTGGCAAGGACTGCTTTTCTGACTGTTTCTTCTGCTAGGTAGTATCTGAATTGGAGTTTTTACATtccttttctaagtttattaaaTTTGATGACTTACAGTTTACATATTATTTGAGATGAGACTGGTTGATAAGATAAAAATTGGTTCATGTGAAGGGGAAAGGCGTTGATGATTCCTTGACGATCGAATACATGTTTATCATGGCGAAAAATAAGTATAGTGCCAGACAGTGAAGAGAGTAATAACAAGGTAGTATGATCTTAGTATAAAAAGAAAACCGGAATTTCATGTTATGATGAAGATACAAATGCTTTCTTCATTGCTTATAATAATAGAAGATCCCTGTTTATCAAAGAGAAAAGCAGTAAAGTAATTGAACCAAtactaacaaaaacaaaaactactGAACACCACTCTCAAGAACTGGCTGAGTTCTTGTGACAGCTGCAGAAGGCATTTTACTGTTGCCAACCCATCTACTTTCAAGAACCAGATCTTCATTGGCCTGTCTTTCCATGTCCTGAATTCTTTTAGCCTTCACAAGTCTCAAACAAAGAACCCCTACATAAACCACTGCAATCAACCCGAAAAACCCAACCACAAAGCCAATCAGCCACAGATACCATGGCCGCTTCTTCTTCTCCAGAGGCAGAACAATTGAGAAATGACCCTGCTCTCTCGAGTAACACACGCCATGGGAGCCCATCTCGGTAAGATGGAATGTTCCATTGGAGAGGAAGGCCACACACCTTGCCCTTGAAATGACGCCACCCATGAAAGTAACATTGGGGAATATAACAGATATGGGTTTCCCCATTGTGTTGAGAGTGAGGTTCCTCACATTTGTGTCCGTTACATTTGATGCATCGAAAACCATGAATCCAACAACAGAAGAGGCCAGTGAATAGCCTGACAAATTGTAGTAGCGGGAAGACCAATTGCCAAAGTCTTGGTACACAATGGCTAACCTCTTCACATGGGGAATGGACGCTGTTTTTGGTGGGATCCTAAAGTAACCGAAGTTCGCACCTTTGCTCCAGAGCCTCCGGCTTCGAAGGCGAACCACCGATGCATTCATGCCGGAAAGGTTCCGAGGAAGAAGAGCATCGTAGACGGCACCGGTTTGATGGCGGTGCCTGTGTTTGATGAATGATCGTAAAGCGAAATCTTGGACTAATGAATTGAGTGAGTCGCTCGCAGTGTTGTCGAAGCTATGCACCAATGAGAAGGACGAGGAGCAACACAAGGTGAAAATCAAGAACGAGATGAAGGATCCCATTCAACACTATATGCAGCCACCGAAAAGAGCAAAGAAGCAATGGAGATAAGTGTTTTAAGGCAAAGACGGTCTAATGAATGAGTAAGTGGGGATGTTAATGGAAAATAGAGCACCAAGTCCAATGATGGTTGCTTTCCACAAAGAAGAAAGCATGCAGAGGTTTGGGTCCCAAGCATGACTCCAGagtctagagagagagagaagactcAAAAGTCTTTGATTAACTTTGTGGCAGTGATGATTTAAGGGTGTTGTGCTTAGTGGCTCGTGGCGCCTGTCTCTGTGTGAGTTTGAGAAAGAATCTTTGTTACTTGTTTTGGTATCACTACTCACAAGTCACAAGAATGTGAGAAGCTACTTTAGGCATGCGTTGATGCCTCGTTTTATCTCCTCGGTCCTCACTCCTCACTCAGACGCAAATTTAGCCTATGATATCATGAAAATTAAATGGTtaatgatgaaatccactcagcaacatgaaaaagaaaagaaaagaaaaataaagccgTGAAGTTTGGCCCATTGTGAAAATCCATGATTCGTAGAACTTCTTCCATGGATGAAATCATGAAGGTATCCAGGTCCAAGAATGAAGGCCCAGACCACAGGAAATAAGCTTCGACTATTGACCCAAATGATATACGGATCCAACCCAACATCAGTGGACCCTACTACCTTATAAACCTCCCTGTTagtccaaaataaaaataaagcccCTTAAAATTTCAAGCATAATGgaatttaggatttaatttttatagtttaaacTCATATAGTTCTATTTACTTGTTTAGaaagctcttaaccttaacaatggaggtttagttgttcatggtgcAGAAAAATTTTAGTAGAGAAAAGTGTAAAATGcgaaagagagaagaagggaCCCTAGGCTAAGATATCTtctctttttatatctaatcctaattaatgttaaataaaatttttaaaacctaaaaatatattttcttaattcaaaacacaaaaaaagatTGAATTAAAGCCTAAAGATTTGATGTAATTCACGTGGAAGCTTTACTCTTTCAGCACATTGGCGCCAAACTTGAACTGAGTAAAGTTTGACACCACGTTTATATGAAGACGCACGCATTCCAACCTTCCTGGCGCCAAACGCCGGGATATGGCATTTGGTAGGGGTGGGCATGGTTTGGATTTTTATAAATCCAAACTGGATCCACTTCAAAACCAGTTTTATGGTTCATGAAACCAAACCAGAACTAGATTGAAGAGAGAAATCGGTTCTAAACCggtttgaaaaaaaatcaattttaaaccgattttagaatttaaatccagtttttttaaaatccaaatctaaaatctgatttttttataaaatccagttttaaaaccaatttttgaaaatccagttttaaaatcagttttttcaaccaaaaatccaattttaaaactagtgtttaaaaattcaattttcaaaccagatattttaacaaaaaattcaattttcaaaccataatttttaaaagtaaaattaatactaaagttATTTTAAAGTGTATAGAttcattaatattaaattttgcaACAAAATGTCTTATTAGCAACCTTTCCCTGCCAAAGACTAAAGCCACTCCCTCAAAGTAGAAGCAAAGCTTCGatataacttttttttcttc
Coding sequences:
- the LOC112732504 gene encoding V-type proton ATPase subunit E; translated protein: MNDADVSKQIQQMVRFIRQEAEEKANEISVSAEEEFNIEKLQLVEAEKKKIRQEYERKQKQVEVRKKIEYSMQLNASRIKVLQAQDDVVSSMKDSASKELLSVSRNHHEYRNLLKELIVQSLLRLKEPSVLLRCRKEDEHLVENVLDSAAQEYADKAKVHPPEIIVDNQVYLPPAPSHHNAHEPYCSGGVVLASRDGKIVCENTLDARLDVVFRKKLPEIRKLLFGQVAA
- the LOC112735197 gene encoding uncharacterized protein, whose product is MGSFISFLIFTLCCSSSFSLVHSFDNTASDSLNSLVQDFALRSFIKHRHRHQTGAVYDALLPRNLSGMNASVVRLRSRRLWSKGANFGYFRIPPKTASIPHVKRLAIVYQDFGNWSSRYYNLSGYSLASSVVGFMVFDASNVTDTNVRNLTLNTMGKPISVIFPNVTFMGGVISRARCVAFLSNGTFHLTEMGSHGVCYSREQGHFSIVLPLEKKKRPWYLWLIGFVVGFFGLIAVVYVGVLCLRLVKAKRIQDMERQANEDLVLESRWVGNSKMPSAAVTRTQPVLESGVQ